The following proteins are encoded in a genomic region of Arachis ipaensis cultivar K30076 chromosome B02, Araip1.1, whole genome shotgun sequence:
- the LOC107626190 gene encoding F-box protein At3g58530, producing MEETETEKEIEEGKDAIWCRETVPQVMKLVCSSLPLTLSQTDLISLLLVSPWLNRTLLSSQPLWQSLSFRESNNAGNRLIAALSLPRYRHVKKIDLEFGRDVEDSHLILIKQKCFESLQCLESLNLNGCQKISDTGIEAITSCCPQLKIFSIYWNVRVTDTGLKQTVQNCKYIVDLNISGCKNISDRGLQCVAENYPELVSLNLTRCIKITDDGLKQLLHKCLSLQSLNLYALSSFTDEAYKKICLLEHLKFLDLCGAQNLSDEGLSYISKSKNLASLNLTWCVRVTDKGVISIAQNCTSLEFLSLFGITGVTDKCLEELSKSCSDKITTLDVNGCIGIKRRSREELLRLFPNLKCFKVHS from the exons ATGGAGGAAACAGAAACggaaaaagaaattgaagaaggAAAGGATGCAATTTGGTGCAGAGAAACAGTTCCACAGGTTATGAAGCTTGTTTGTTCATCGCTGCCTCTCACTCTCTCTCAGACTGACCTCATCTCTCTCCTCCTCGTCAGTCCATGGCTCAATCGCACCCTTCTCTCTTCTCAACCTCTTTGGCAG TCACTCAGTTTTCGAGAGTCAAATAATGCTGGGAATCGCCTTATTGCTGCTCTTTCTCTG CCTAGATATCGCCATGTAAAGAAGATTGACCTAGAATTTGGGCGAGACGTTGAAGACTCGCATCTCATCCTTATTAAGCAAAAG TGCTTTGAATCTCTTCAATGCTTGGAGTCTTTAAATCTCAATGGCTGCCAAAAAATCTCAGATACAGGAATTGAAGCAATAACCAGTTGCTGCCCTCAGCTGAAAATCTTTTCCATCTACTGGAATGTGAG GGTGACAGATACAGGACTGAAACAAACAGTTCAGAACTGCAAATACATAGTTGATTTGAACATAAGTGGCTGTAAG AATATATCAGACCGTGGCTTACAATGTGTTGCTGAGAATTATCCAGAACTAGTGTCACTGAATCTGACTAG GTGCATCAAGATAACAGATGATGGGTTGAAGCAATTATTGCACAAATGCCTATCTCTTCAGAGTTTGAATCTCTATGCATTGTCTAG TTTCACAGATGAAGCTTACAAGAAAATATGCCTTCTGGAGCATCTCAAGTTTTTGGATCTCTGTGGTGCACAG AATCTTTCAGATGAAGGACTTTCCTATATTTCTAAGTCCAAGAACCTTGCATCTCTGAATCTGACATG GTGTGTCCGAGTGACTGATAAAGGAGTTATATCCATTGCACAAAACTGTACCTCTCTTGAATTTCTAAG CTTGTTTGGAATAACTGGTGTGACTGATAAATGCCTGGAGGAACTCTCAAAGTCCTGTTCTGACAAAATTACAACTCTTGATGTGAATGGCTGTATAGGAATCAAG AGACGGAGCCGCGAAGAATTGCTACGGTTGTTTCCAAACTTGAAATGCTTTAAGGTGCATAGTTGA
- the LOC107626186 gene encoding putative disease resistance RPP13-like protein 1, translated as MAAALVGGAFLSSFLNVLFDRLSDPEIINLIRGKKLSEKMIQRFKTILNAAKALLNDAEQKQIREGPVKVWLDDLKDALYEADDFLDEIATKAATKKDQGNCLTRFLNLKDRKKVTRMEDVIGRLESIVNQKDTLGLKEIPMEHMSWRTPSTSLVKVSDIYGRDEDRKALVKLLLDDANDGDVSVIPIVGMGGIGKTTLAQLVYNDEQVQQKFNVKAWVCVGEVFDVVKVTKTVVEKATSASCNMNDLDSVQQRLRTDVTGKRFLVVLDDMWTNYYDDWKTFLSPFQCGSQGGKILVTTRIDAVASMVKTIPAHNLSLLDDEQCWSVFENHAFFPTDSRDRSALKEVGRKIVEKCKGLPLAARSLGGLLRSKDNIRDWEDVLMSEIWEFSEKECRILPALSISYHYLPSYLKRCFVYCSLYPKDYEFNKDELVLLWMAEDLLQQPKGGSFLEEVGYKYFNDLAARSFFQPSKNGYEDSFVMHDLMHDLATFYGEKFFVRISEHENVAQHDTKARHLSYDLNDNNSVPKMLEACKSLSHVRTLFQINEYIHRLNKEGINPCSLLAQLKRLRVLSFTSFKIDRLHDSIGELIHLRYLNLSNTLVVTLPKSLNNLYNLQTLKLAECNKLKKLPSKMQDLVNLRHLDIEGTDLEEMPKKMSKLKDLQFLSDYIAGKHEENGIGELGELTHLHGSLWIKKLENVKNSGEASNARMDEKIHLNALQLSWSLFEESEVCDSQSEKDVLDKLRPHKDLKKLSISCYRGTMFPDWVGQSWYHNMTWLELSGCRNCWVIPSLGQLPSLQSLIISELDKVKKIGGSFYKGDGTHQHQQTPFPSLKFLIIQTMPCLEEWESYECDDDDHAPFPKLEQLRIHNCPKLRGDLPTFLPSLKSLHIRGCEEIGCYLPRAPILRELKIYGKQEARMRDQPLSMLEKVVINGEQQVEYVLEAMTHTQPTSLSYLQISECSSAISFPGDSLPPSLKELYIYNCKNVEFPMQHQQHHSLQRLQIHNSCDSLTSFAFPPFPNLKHLTIARRENLTSLELSLSQSLQVLWIEKCPKLENIIRLPASLRELKIRECGLLGEGIERKDPHIWPSISHIPQIYVDGKWIQRQ; from the coding sequence ATGGCTGCTGCACTTGTTGGAGGAGctttcctctcttcttttctcaaTGTTCTTTTCGACAGGCTCTCCGATCCTGAGATTATCAACTTGATCCGAGGGAAGAAGCTTAGCGAGAAGATGATCCAGAGGTTCAAGACAATCCTGAATGCTGCTAAGGCCTTACTGAATGATGCTGAGCAGAAACAAATCAGAGAGGGGCCAGTGAAGGTCTGGCTGGATGATCTCAAAGACGCTCTCTATGAGGCTGACGACTTCCTGGATGAAATCGCCACCAAAGCTGCAACTAAGAAGGATCAAGGTAACTGCCTAACTCGCTTTCTGAATTTGAAAGATAGAAAGAAGGTTACTAGGATGGAAGATGTCATTGGTAGGCTAGAGTCCATAGTGAATCAAAAAGATACTCTTGGCCTGAAAGAGATACCAATGGAGCACATGTCATGGAGAACTCCATCCACGTCTCTCGTTAAGGTGTCTGATATATATGGCAGGGATGAAGATAGGAAAGCCTTAGTCAAATTGTTGTTAGATGATGCTAATGATGGTGACGTGTCCGTGATCCCCATCGTTGGCATGGGTGGGATAGGAAAAACAACTTTGGCTCAATTAGTTTACAATGATGAGCAAGTGCAGCAAAAGTTTAATGTTAAAGCATGGGTTTGTGTTGGTGAAGTATTTGATGTTGTTAAGGTGACAAAGACTGTAGTGGAGAAAGCTACTTCTGCTTCTTGCAACATGAATGATTTAGATTCAGTTCAACAACGTTTGAGGACTGACGTAACAGGGAAGAGGTTTTTGGTTGTTCTGGATGACATGTGGACCAATTATTATGATGATTGGAAAACTTTTCTAAGTCCCTTCCAATGTGGAAGTCAGGGAGGAAAGATTCTTGTAACAACCCGCATTGATGCTGTTGCTTCTATGGTGAAAACTATTCCAGCTCACAATTTGAGTTTGTTGGATGATGAACAATGTTGGTCGGTGTTTGAAAATCATGCATTCTTTCCTACTGATTCCCGAGATCGTTCGGCTTTGAAAGAAGTTGGTAGAAAAATTGTTGAGAAGTGCAAAGGACTGCCTTTGGCTGCTCGATCTCTTGGGGGCTTGCTGAGATCCAAGGATAACATAAGGGATTGGGAAGATGTTTTGATGAGTGAGATTTGGGAGTTTTCTGAAAAAGAGTGTAGGATTCTTCCTGCATTAAGTATCAGCTATCACTACCTCCCCTCGTATTTAAAACGTTGCTTTGTTTATTGTTCTTTATATCCAAAGGACTACGAATTTAACAAAGATGAATTAGTGCTATTATGGATGGCAGAAGATCTTTTGCAACAACCAAAAGGTGGAAGTTTTTTAGAAGAAGTTGGATATAAATACTTCAATGATTTAGCTGCACGATCGTTCTTTCAACCTTCAAAGAATGGTTATGAAGATTCATTTGTGATGCACGATCTCATGCATGATCTAGCGACATTTTATGGTGAAAAGTTCTTTGTTAGAATCTCTGAACACGAGAATGTAGCCCAACATGATACTAAAGCTCGTCATTTGTCATATGATCTCAACGACAATAATTCAGTCCCGAAGATGTTGGAAGCATGTAAGAGTTTAAGTCATGTGAGGACCCTGTTTCAAATCAATGAATATATACACCGTCTAAACAAAGAGGGAATTAATCCTTGTAGCTTACTGGCACAGTTGAAGCGCTTACGTGTTTTGTCATTTACATCATTTAAAATTGATAGATTGCATGATTCAATTGGTGAATTGATCCACTTGCGTTATTTGAATCTCTCTAACACACTTGTCGTGACATTGCCCAAGTCCTTGAATAATTTGTACAATTTACAAACATTGAAGTTGGCAGAGTGTAACAAACTTAAAAAGCTTCCATCCAAGATGCAAGATCTGGTAAATTTGCGTCATCTTGATATTGAGGGCACTGATTTAGAAGAGATGCCAAAAAAGATGAGCAAATTAAAAGATTTGCAATTTTTAAGTGACTATATTGCGGGCAAACATGAAGAGAATGGGATTGGAGAACTGGGAGAACTAACACATCTTCATGGCTCATTGTGGATTAAGAAACTAGAGAATGTTAAGAATAGTGGTGAAGCATCGAATGCAAGGATGGATGAAAAAATACACCTGAATGCTTTACAATTGAGTTGGTCATTATTTGAAGAAAGTGAGGTTTGTGATTCCCAAAGTGAAAAAGATGTACTTGACAAATTACGTCCTCACAAAGACTTGAAGAAGCTATCCATCAGTTGTTACAGAGGTACGATGTTTCCGGATTGGGTAGGGCAGTCTTGGTACCACAACATGACTTGGTTGGAGCTGAGTGGATGCAGGAATTGTTGGGTGATTCCTTCACTTGGACAGTTACCCTCTCTGCAGAGTCTAATCATTAGCGAGCTCGACAAGGTGAAGAAGATTGGTGGGTCATTCTATAAGGGTGATGGAACTCATCAGCATCAGCAGACACCCTTCCCATCCCTTAAATTTCTCATTATTCAAACAATGCCTTGCTTGGAGGAATGGGAGtcatatgaatgtgatgatgatgatcatgCACCATTTCCGAAACTTGAACAACTTCGGATACACAACTGTCCTAAGTTAAGAGGAGATTTGCCCACTTTCCTTCCGTCTTTGAAATCACTCCACATTAGAGGATGCGAGGAGATTGGTTGTTATCTGCCAAGAGCTCCCATCCTACGTGAATTAAAAATATATGGCAAACAGGAAGCAAGAATGCGGGACCAACCACTTTCCATGTTGGAGAAAGTAGTAATTAATGGAGAGCAGCAGGTGGAGTATGTGTTAGAGGCCATGACCCACACCCAACCAACCTCTCTCAGTTATTTACAGATCTCAGAGTGCTCATCAGCCATATCATTTCCAGGGGATTCTTTGCCCCCTTCATTGAAAGAGCTGTACATCTAcaattgcaagaatgtagaatTCCCAATGCAACACCAACAACATCACTCGCTACAGAGATTACAAATACACAACAGCTGTGATTCGCTTACATCCTTCGCATTCCCACCGTTCCCAAATCTCAAGCATCTGACAATCGCAAGACGTGAAAATTTGACATCTCTGGAGCTGTCACTGTCACAGTCCCTCCAAGTCTTATGGATTGAAAAATGCCCTAAGCTGGAGAACATAATAAGGCTGCCTGCCTCTTTAAGGGAACTCAAAATCAGAGAATGTGGGTTGTTGGGTGAAGGCATAGAGAGGAAGGACCCCCACATTTGGCCATCCATTTCCCACATCCCTCAAATTTATGTTGATGGGAAATGGATTCAGCGGCAATGA
- the LOC107626187 gene encoding pectinesterase-like — translation MPQIISKVVNHTVHEVKSSSNNCTTIIKNLQNTLNTIEKRALDDCLKLFDDTIVELNTTILDLSKNPSSSSSSSNQDLQTLLSGAMTNLYTCLDGFSQSNNGNAVRGLIEEKVIEISHHVSNSLAMLKKVKTSLKKEEVFAEYGTMKKGFPSWVSAKDRKLLEGGNVNETKIDVVVAKDGSGNFTTIGEAVVMAPNSSTTRFVIYIKSGAYFENVEVIRKKTNLVFIGDGIGRTIVKASRNVVDGWTTFQSATVAVVGEGFIAKGITFENSAGPDKHQAVALRSGADFSAFYKCSFVGYQDTLYVHSMRQFYRDCDIYGTVDFIFGNAAVLFQNCNLYARKPNENQKNLFTAQGREDPNQNTGISILNCKIAAASDLIPVKSSFRSYLGRPWKLYSRTVYLRSYMEDLIDPKGWLEWNQTFALDTLYYGEYMNKGPGSNTSGRVNWPGFRVINSSNEASQFSVGEFIQGSEWLNNTGIPFFYNLS, via the exons ATGCCACAAATAATCTCCAAAGTAGTCAACCACACAGTCCATGAAGTCAAATCTTCATCCAACAACTGCACCACCATAATCAAGAATCTCCAAAACACTCTCAACACCATTGAGAAAAGAGCCTTAGATGATTGTCTCAAACTCTTTGATGACACCATAGTAGAACTCAACACCACCATTCTTGATCTCTCAAAaaatccatcatcatcatcatcatcttccaaCCAAGATTTGCAAACTCTACTAAGTGGGGCAATGACAAATTTGTACACTTGTCTTGATGGTTTCTCACAAAGCAATAATGGGAATGCTGTGAGAGGGTTGATAGAGGAGAAAGTGATTGAGATATCACATCATGTTAGTAACTCATTGGCAATGTTGAAGAAAGTGAAGACAAGTTTGAAGAAAGAAGAGGTGTTTGCTGAATATGGAACAATGAAGAAAGGGTTCCCTTCATGGGTTTCTGCTAAGGATAGGAAGCTTCTAGAAGGTGGAAATGTGAATGAAACTAAGATTGATGTTGTTGTGGCTAAAGATGGTTCTGGAAATTTTACTACTATTGGTGAAGCTGTAGTTATGGCTCCTAATTCCAGCACAACCAg GTTTGTGATATACATAAAAAGTGGAGCATACTTCGAGAATGTGGAAGTAATTAGAAAGAAGACTAATTTGGTGTTTATTGGAGATGGCATCGGAAGGACCATTGTCAAGGCAAGTAGGAATGTTGTCGATGGCTGGACCACTTTTCAATCAGCTACTGTTG CTGTGGTAGGAGAAGGCTTCATAGCTAAGGGCATAACCTTTGAGAACTCAGCCGGGCCAGACAAGCACCAAGCCGTGGCTCTACGAAGCGGCGCCGACTTCTCCGCCTTCTACAAATGCAGCTTCGTCGGCTACCAAGACACCCTCTACGTCCACTCCATGCGCCAATTCTACCGCGACTGCGACATTTACGGCACCGTTGACTTCATATTCGGTAACGCCGCCGTACTCTTCCAAAATTGCAACCTCTACGCTCGCAAACCTAACGAGAATCAGAAGAATCTGTTCACCGCACAAGGCAGAGAAGATCCGAACCAGAACACCGGAATTTCGATCTTGAATTGCAAGATCGCCGCCGCATCTGACCTAATTCCGGTCAAATCGTCGTTCAGGAGTTACTTAGGGAGGCCATGGAAACTATACTCGAGAACGGTGtaccttag atcTTACATGGAGGATCTGATTGATCCGAAAGGGTGGCTTGAATGGAATCAGACATTTGCATTGGACACGCTTTATTATGGTGAGTATATGAATAAGGGGCCAGGTTCAAACACAAGTGGTAGAGTTAATTGGCCAGGTTTTAGAGTTATTAATAGTTCCAATGAAGCAAGCCAATTCAGTGTTGGTGAGTTCATACAGGGTAGTGAGTGGTTGAACAACACTGGCATTCCATTCTTCTATAATTTGAGTTGA
- the LOC107626191 gene encoding DEAD-box ATP-dependent RNA helicase 37: MRTSWADSADNSATRSSNTHAQSNRAAYVPPHLRNRQMTSEPPVPSNSAAALPANDRSSYGGPTASSYGGSSFNKPDFGRQGYGSGFQTGGGGGGAWNNNRGGGRDRGRREANPFENDDAADQSIGEQENTGINFDAYDDIPVETSGENVPPPVNTFAEIDLGETLNQNIKRCKYVKPTPVQRYAIPISLAGRDLMACAQTGSGKTAAFCFPIISGIMREPFVQRPRVGRTAYPLALILSPTRELSCQIHDEAKKFSYQTGVKVVVAYGGAPINQQLRELERGVDILVATPGRLVDLLERARVSLQMIRYLALDEADRMLDMGFEPQIRKIVEQMDMPPPGMRQTLLFSATFPKEIQRLASDFLSSYVFLAVGRVGSSTDLIAQRVEYVLESDKRSHLMDLLHAQRETGIDGKQGLTLVFVETKKGADALEHCLCVNGFPATSIHGDRTQQERELALRSFKSGNTPILVATDVAARGLDIPRVAHVVNFDLPNDIDDYVHRIGRTGRAGKMGLATAFFNESNLSLAKPLADLMQEANQEVPAWLTRYAAKASYGGGNRNRRTGGSRFGGRDFRREGSFNKGTDYYGGGGTGGHGVPGSYGGGYGQGVTSAWD; the protein is encoded by the exons ATGAGAACTTCTTGGGCAGATTCTGCTGACAATTCAGCCACTCGTTCTTCCAATACCCATGCGCAGTCTAACCGGGCTGCATATGTTCCGCCTCATCTTCGCAACCGGCAAATGACTTCTGAGCCTCCTGTACCATCGAATTCAGCAGCTGCTTTGCCAGCTAATGATCGGTCGAGTTATGGTGGTCCAACTGCTTCTTCTTATGGGGGAAGTTCCTTTAATAAGCCTGATTTCGGGCGGCAAGGATATGGCTCTGGTTTTCAGaccggtggtggtggtggtggtgcctgGAACAACAATAGAGGAGGAGGGAGGGACCGTGGAAGGCGCGAGGCGAACCCTTTTGAGAATGACGACGCTGCGGATCAGTCAATTGGTGAGCAGGAAAACACAGGGATTAACTTTGATGCCTATGATGATATCCCTGTGGAGACTAGCGGAGAAAATGTGCCTCCACCTGTGAATACATTTGCAGAGATTGACTTGGGAGAGACATTGAATCAGAATATAAAGCGCTGCAAGTATGTGAAGCCAACTCCGGTACAGAGGTATGCCATACCGATATCTCTTGCTGGACGAGATTTGATGGCTTGTGCTCAGACAGGGTCAGGAAAAACTGCTGCCTTTTGCTTCCCTATTATAAGTGGAATAATGAGGGAGCCATTTGTTCAAAGACCCCGTGTAGGACGAACTGCTTACCCACTGGCACTTATCCTCTCCCCTACTAGGGAGCTTTCGTGCCAG ATACATGATGAGGCCAAAAAATTTTCTTACCAGACTGGTGTCAAGGTTGTAGTTGCTTATGGAGGAGCACCAATCAACCAACAG CTGCGGGAGCTTGAGAGAGGAGTTGATATTCTGGTTGCAACTCCAGGGCGATTGGTAGATTTGCTTGAGAGGGCTAGGGTATCGCTGCAGATGATAAGATATTTGGCTCTCGATGAGGCAGATCGTATGCTGGATATGGGTTTTGAGCCTCAAATAAGAAAGATTGTTGAACAAATGGACATGCCCCCACCTGGCATGAGGCAGACACTGCTCTTCAGTGCGACATTTCCAAAAGAGATACAG CGACTTGCATCGGATTTTCTTTCAAGCTATGTGTTTCTGGCTGTTGGAAGGGTTGGTTCAAGTACCGACTTAATCGCTCAGAGAGTAGAATATGTGCTTGAATCAGACAAGAGAAGCCACCTCATGGACCTTCTTCATGCTCAGAGAGAAACTGGTATTGATGGCAAG CAAGGTCTGACATTAGTTTTTGTGGAAACAAAGAAAGGAGCTGATGCACTTGAACACTGCTTGTGTGTCAATGGATTTCCTGCAACTAGCATTCATGGTGACAGAACACAACAA GAAAGAGAACTAGCATTGAGATCATTCAAGAGCGGAAACACACCAATTTTAGTGGCGACGGATGTTGCAGCTCGTGGTCTTGATATTCCAAGGGTGGCACATGTGGTAAACTTTGATCTTCCCAATGACATCGATGATTATGTGCATCGGATAGGAAGAACCGGTCGAGCTGGTAAAATGGGGTTGGCCACAGCCTTCTTCAATGAGAGTAATTTGTCCCTGGCTAAACCATTGGCTGATCTGATGCAAGAGGCGAATCAAGAAGTACCTGCTTGGCTCACACGTTATGCAGCCAAGGCTTCTTACGGCGGTGGCAACAGAAACAGGCGCACAGGTGGATCCCGTTTTGGCGGCCGCGATTTCAGGAGGGAGGGCTCGTTTAACAAAGGAACAGATTACTATGGAGGAGGAGGAACTGGTGGGCATGGGGTTCCGGGCAGTTATGGCGGAGGATATGGTCAAGGCGTGACAAGTGCTTGGGATTAA
- the LOC107626189 gene encoding endoglucanase 17, producing the protein MAFFVSSITTLFSLFTITCISIVTLPHCDAFPLHYNHHPLLHPHHHHPHIASHNYRDALTKSIMFFEGQRSGKLPPNQRMSWRRDSGLYDGSALHVDLVGGYYDAGDNVKFGFPMAFTITMLSWSVLEFGGLMRGELQNAREAIHWGTDYLLKATAYPNTIFVQVGDAKKDHACWERPEDMDTPRSVFKIDANNPGSEVAAETAAALAAASLVFRRSDPMYSKILARRAIKVFQFADKYRGSYSNALKPVVCPYYCSYSGYQDELLWGAAWLHKATKNPMYLNYIQVNGQILGAAEYDNTFGWDNKHVGARILLSKEFLVQKEQSLHDYKGHADNFVCSLIPGSSSAEYTPGGLLFKMSDSNMQYVTSTSFLLLAYAKYLTSSHTVVNCGGTTVTPNMLRRIAKKQVDYLLGDNPLKMSYMVGYGPRYPQRIHHRGSSRPDLHDRFPDQRSDYEQSEPATYINAPHAPLLAYLAHSFGQL; encoded by the exons AtggctttctttgtttcttccatCACTACTTTGTTCTCTCTTTTCACCATCACTTGTATTTCCATTGTTACTCTTCCACATTGTGATGCTTTTCCATTACATTACAATCACCACCCTTTGTTGCACCCTCACCACCATCACCCTCACATTGCTAGTCACAATTACAGAGATGCCCTCACAAAATCTATAATGTTCTTTGAAGGCCAGAGGTCTGGTAAGCTCCCTCCTAACCAGAGAATGTCTTGGAGGAGAGATTCTGGTCTCTATGATGGCTCAGCTCTTCAT GTTGATTTGGTTGGAGGGTACTATGATGCTGGGGACAATGTGAAGTTTGGATTTCCAATGGCATTCACCATAACCATGTTGTCATGGAGTGTTCTTGAGTTTGGTGGACTAATGAGAGGAGAGTTGCAGAATGCAAGAGAAGCAATTCATTGGGGGACTGATTATCTTCTCAAAGCTACTGCATATCCAAACACCATTTTTGTTCAG GTGGGAGATGCTAAGAAGGACCATGCTTGTTGGGAGAGACCAGAGGACATGGACACACCAAGAAGTGTGTTCAAGATTGATGCAAACAACCCTGGTTCAGAAGTTGCTGCTGAAACTGCTGCAGCTCTTGCAGCAGCTTCCCTTGTTTTCAGAAGAAGTGACCCCATGTACTCCAAGATTTTGGCCAGAAGGGCCATTAAG GTCTTCCAATTTGCTGATAAATATAGAGGATCATACAGCAATGCATTGAAGCCTGTTGTGTGCCCCTATTATTGCTCTTACTCTGGTTATCAG GATGAGTTGTTGTGGGGTGCTGCTTGGTTGCACAAGGCCACCAAGAATCCAATGTATCTTAACTACATTCAAGTCAATGGTCAGATCCTTGGTGCTGCAGAGTATGATAACACTTTTGGGTGGGATAACAAGCATGTTGGGGCAAGGATACTTCTTTCCAAG GAATTTCTTGTCCAAAAGGAGCAATCACTCCATGACTACAAGGGGCATGCAGACAATTTTGTTTGTTCCTTAATCCCTGGGTCCTCTTCTGCTGAATATACCCCAG GTGGACTATTGTTCAAAATGAGTGATAGCAACATGCAATATGTGACATCTACCTCTTTCTTACTGTTAGCATATGCCAAATACTTGACTTCTTCACATACAGTTGTTAACTGTGGTGGAACAACAGTAACACCAAACATGCTCAGAAGAATTGCCAAGAAACAG gTGGATTACTTGCTAGGAGATAACCCTTTGAAGATGTCCTACATGGTAGGGTATGGTCCAAGGTACCCTCAAAGGATACACCACAGAGGCTCATCTCGACCTGATCTTCATGATAGGTTCCCTGATCAACGGTCAGATTATGAACAATCTGAGCCAGCTACTTATATCAATGCACCACATGCACCACTTCTAGCTTATCTTGCACACTCATTTGGTCAACTCTAG